A part of Rattus rattus isolate New Zealand chromosome 4, Rrattus_CSIRO_v1, whole genome shotgun sequence genomic DNA contains:
- the LOC116898486 gene encoding high mobility group protein B1-like: protein MPAKEKGKDMAKADKARYEREMKTYITPTTKGETKKKFQDPKCPQEASFSLFLFCSEYCPKPKASILAYPMEARLKKYERGIAAYRAKGKPDAAKKGVVKAEKSRKKKEEEDDKEDEKDEEEEEEEEGEDEEDNNE from the exons ATGCctgctaaagaaaaggggaaagatatGGCAAAGGCTGATAAGGCtcgttatgaaagagaaatgaaaacctacatcACCCCCACCACCAAAGGGGAGACCAAAAAGAAGTTCCAGGACCCTAAATGCCCCCAAGAGGCCTCCTTCAGcctcttcttgttctgttctgagtactGCCCAAAACCAAAGGCGAGCATCCTGGCTTACCCAATG GAAGCTAGGCTGAAGAAGTACGAGAGGGGTAttgctgcctacagagctaaaggaaaacctgatgcagCAAAAAAGGGCGTGGTCAAGGCTGAGAAGagcaggaaaaagaaggaagaggaagacgacAAGGAGGATgaaaaggatgaggaagaggaggaagaagaggaaggcgAAGATGAAGAAGATAATAatgaataa
- the LOC116898161 gene encoding protein-lysine methyltransferase METTL21E, translating into MQHLMDLTKVTNSITHKETHKETRDNDDDKQVVTEIMARSFIPTLITTVSWEGFHFAGHEIQITEGKDSYGAFVWPSALVLCYFLETHAEQYNMVDKNVIEIGAGTGLVSIVASLLGARVIATDLPELLGNLQYNISRNTKTKCKHLPQVKELSWGVALDRNFPRSSNNFDYILAADVVYAHPFLEELLMTFDHLCRETTIILWAMRFRLEKENKFVDKFKELFDLEEISSFPSLNIKLYKAMKKNWRRA; encoded by the exons ATGCAGCATTTGATGGACCTCACAAAGGTAACCAACAGCATTACTCACAAAGAAACCCACAAAG agacCAGAGACAATGATGATGACAAGCAGGTGGTCACAGAGATCATGGCAAGAAGTTTTATTCCAACTCTGATAACGACAGTTTCTTGGGAAGGCTTTCACTTTGCTGGTCATGAGATTCAGATTACTGAAGGCAAAGATTCTTATGGTGCATTTGTCTGGCCATCG GCCCTTGTTCTGTGTTATTTCCTGGAAACACATGCCGAGCAATATAACATGGTTGATAAAAATGTGATTGAAATTGGAGCTGGGACAGGGCTTGTCTCCATTGTGGCAAGTTTGCTTG GTGCTCGTGTGATTGCTACAGACTTACCTGAATTACTTGGAAACCTGCAATATAATATTTCcagaaacaccaaaacaaaatgcAAGCACTTACCTCAGGTCAAAGAATTGTCCTGGGGAGTAGCATTAGACAGGAATTTCCCCAGGTCTTCCAATAACTTTGACTACATCCTGGCAGCAGATGTTGTCTATGCCCATCCATTCCTGGAGGAGCTTCTCATGACCTTTGACCATCTCTGCAGAGAAACTACCATTATCCTTTGGGCTATGAGATTCaggctagaaaaagaaaataaattcgtAGATAAATTTAAGGAACTGTTTGACCTGGAAGAAATTTCTAGTTTCCCTAGCTTGAATATTAAGTTGTACAAAGCTATGAAAAAAAATTGGAGGCGTGCATAA